GTTAAATTCCGAAATCATTGAAATTCATATTTCATTCTACAAGGTAGTCTCGTAATATCGAGAGAATTTCTCTGGAAAATTTTATTAGTTTGATTTTCAGGCGACGTCCAAGATCCAAGCAATGAAGTCAACCCCCCAAACATAGGGACCAAACCCTAAAGTGCATACTTGAGAAAGCGAGCGTCGCCAATTTCCGCATGTCACAAAAAATGCTTTCATAGAACTAACAACCGAAAATAAAATTCCCTTCTAACGGAATGTTCTTGAAATACAAAACTTGAGCCTAAGAATGTTTAAAAATTCTTGTAGGTGCTTGTCTGGCGATAAGCTTTAACATCACGCCACGTAATGGAAGAGTCTCAAAAATTTCAACCTTTGGCCTGTAATGGTTATTTGCTAATAAAGCCCATCCCGTCCAAAGTCCACTCCCACTCCCCCAACACTCCCTTCACCAACATTTCAAGCACCCGCTCCACCACCGCCGCCTCACCCTTTAACAACAGCAAATCCGCCAGGCTTTTCTTGCACCATTCAATCACTTCCTCCGGGAATCCAAGCACAAGCAATTCTTCAAATGTTGTGGGACGCAGATCTTCTGGCAATTCAGCCAACGCTTGAATACATTTCGCAGGGCTGCGTATCGCATCACCTGAAACACCATCAACCAACTCGCTGCTTGAAAAATCCATAAGCAGGGATTGAACTGTGTATTCAATCGTTGAACTGCTGCTTCTGCAAAAGAACGTAGTAACCCCACCTGCGCTGCGGTCAGTTGCAAGCATGTTGGGCACGACATGCCGAACTGGCATATCTTGGTTGCGCTCATCAGCGCTGCGCAGCAGGGTCAGGCAGGCCGACGTTAGTGGCGTAACAAGCCCAAACCGAACAGCCAGTTCTGTGGCAGCTTCTTCAAACTCACCTGGCTTCAAACGTTCCTGATCCATCAAGCTGTCAAATCGCTGCATAGCCCACAGCTTGCTGACTGATTCGGCCAGCTCGGGTTCATCGAGCAAACGAAATGGAACGCTGGCAAGTTCTGACTTTGCCAGGCCGCTGCCGGCTCGCTTCTCGATGTGCATGGCCACACCAAATGCCGGTGCCTTTGAAGAAAACAGAACAGGGAATGAACACCCATCGAAACCGAATTCAGGTGCAACCTGGGTTTGTTCAATCAAGCCTTCACAATGCAGGCGTATACCGGTGAATGTAGCGGTTCGCAATGTTTTGAACAGGCGGGTCATGGCTGCTTCAATGTCGCAGTCTTGCTGAACAAATTCAACTGCACCACCCGTAGCGCGAGCCAGTGTAGACAACAAACTTTCCTGCGGATTGGCGCCAATCGCCAACACAAAAATTCGGTGTGTGGTTTCCATGGCGGCTTCCACCATTTCAACCAGGCCGTTCACTTCACCATCGGTAATCAACAACACGTCGGCCTTGCGCACGTTGGAAATTTTTGCAACAGCTGACAAGGCATCGGCCATTTCGGTGCCACCAAGATTCGCCTCGGTTTCATCAATCCAGCGGCCCAAACCTTGTCGCACCTGCGAGGTCACCAACGCGGTTGAATCCAGCAAATTCTCGCAGTGGTTACCAAACCGGGAAAAGGAGATTCTGTCGTTCATGCGAAGTTGCGGGATCAGGCACTTCAGCGCTGACTTGGCCGAACTCATTCGCCCCCCTTCCATGGACCCGCTGCAATCGAGCAACAACTTCAGTTGTACTCCCTGCGGGGAAAGCGATTCTTGCGGAAACATGCAATTCAGCATGCCCACATAAGCGCCAGGTAAATCGGGGCCAACTTGCGGGTTGTGAAACCAGAAGCCTGTTGGCCCCGCGCATTTGAGCTCATCAACATTCAACACAAAGTCGCGATCAAGAAAAGTATCGCCTGCCACTTCAATCAACATGCACTCAGGGGTCTGGCCAATTCGCAGCTTGTGACTTGGGCTGGAAATACGACCTTCCCGCGTTGAACCAGTCAGCTTCAATTCGGCTTTCAAGGTGTACTTGTGACTTTCTGATACCGCCACCGGGTGCTGCTCATGATCACCCGACAAGCTGTAGCTGTTGGGCAAACAGGTGGGCACCGCAATGCGTGCGCTGCCATGGGCAAGCTGCAAGAACTCGGCCGTTTGTAAATCTATATCGAGCTTCTCGCCTGGCATGATGTTGCCAATGCGCATGAAGTAACGCAGCTCGTCGTCTTGCTCAATCAGTATTGCGGAATCGCCATTGGCGACAGCGTCGGTGTAGTCCATTCTGGCCTGCTGCTTGGCTGACACCTCACAGGTGAACTGGCGGCTGCCGATACGCGCCGTTGCCGACACCAGCAAAGCCGTGGCACCCAAGGGGAAGTGGTACAGCAACTCGACTGGCTGCTTTTCCTTGTTCTGGAATTGCTGCGTGATGTTCCACAGCACGATGTTTTCAACAACCCGGCCCTTGAATGTGGCGCCGGTTAGAAAAAGATTGTCGGAAGACTGCTGAAGCACTGACGCAATTGTTGAAAACATGACTGGCCTGCCTTGAACACTGGGCAGCACAGGATGGGGTAGTGCAGGCTCACAGGATGAGCTTGTGGGACCTCTGTTTTGCGGAAGGTGCGGGCGCTCAGTTCTTTCGCATTGATCGATTGACCTTATGCTGGATAGCCTCACAACTAGTCATTATTTCGGCGAAATTCTGTTGATCAACCGCCAGAAGGCCATCTTCCAGCATGGCAGCGTAATCCTTTTCGAGCGCACTCAAGGACAGACCTTCCGGGATCAATTGCAGCTCACCAGTGGTTGACTTGAAATAGTCAATCTTCGCCCCGTTGGCATCTTTCTCTGAAAAGAAGATCGATTTGTGCGCAGCCACTTGCTGTGCCAAATCGTAGTCATTGACTGCTGCCTCCAAGTGCGTTGTTTTGGCTAAGGCCGCCAGGTCGTACCAATGGCGCGAGTACCTTTCACCTCGCAATCTTCCTTGCAAGCAGTAAACATATGCAGCGGTGGCCTTTTCCCAAAAGGTGCGTTCTGCTGCCATCACCAGCGGCGTTGCCGATGGAAATCCCAGTTCCTTGATGTACGGTGAAATGTCACAGACCACCGGGTGCCGTTGGTGAGGCTCGCCCGTCGCCCTGGCCCCAAACTCCAGTTGAATTACAGGGGCTGAATATCCAGTTCCTGTCTTGGTTGCAGGATAGGTGAGTAGGAGTTTGTCACAGTTATCGCCTGCGACGGTTAACTCGGCTTGCAAACCATCGGCTCCTAATGCATTTTGGAGAACGGGCCTTACAGTTTTTTCAATCCACTCGGGCAAGCGATTGCGCACCGCACTTGTAATCCTTTTCTCTTGGCTCGCTGTTGCGGGGATCGGGTTTCCATCCCGTAATAGATCAGGGACAAGTTCACGAATGTCGTAAGTAAGGTCAATGTCTTCCGAAAACCGGTCAATCACTTTGTACACCTTGGACAGCGATGTTCCGCCTTTGAAGGTTAGGTCATTGCCCAACCCTGAATCATAGATTGCCGCTAGGGTCCAGACCACCCAAATGTCTTTTTCGAGCAAATGAGCAGGTCGTCCACTTTGTCCAGATGCAACCTCAAGTGCTTCAGCCTGATCGGTTGGGCTGAGTTCAAACCATGACTCAGGCATTCTCGCTGGCCTCGCTCACTGCCCTCGCCATCCAACTGGGTAATACGGCTCGGGCTGTACGCATGGCTATCCATTCAGCTTCTGGCAGTTTGGTCTGCAACACCTTCAGTGCTGTTGTAGCCTGCTCAGGACCCAACCAGGACAAAGCCCGAATCGCCATACCGGCAGGGCGTCGACCAAGAACAAGTTGCCAGCGGTTACCGTGTTTCAGTTCGACCATTCGATTGCCCAGCTGTAACTTGCGTGAGCGGCCCGAGGTCAGAAACACCTCACGGGTGGGAACCTGGGTAGTCAAGCCGAGCACATTGGCCTCGGTAGCACCATTGGGAACAATCACTTCTCCATTGACCGCCGTAATGGCTTGCACGACCGATTCTGTCGAGGGTGGACGTGGGCCGAACCTGCTGGCCACGGGTGCGGCATACACCCCCCGCCCAACGCGCATCAATTTTCCTTCACGCGTCAAACGGGTAAAAGTTTGATCCACAGCGGCTCGAGAGCCAACATGCAGAAACTCCTTGGCCGAGAGCAAACCACCTTCGGGCAAGGATTGCGCAGCAGACAAAATGATTTCAGCAAGATGGCTCATGATTTAACTCCGTTTGTCAGAAGTATATACCTGTTTCTGACAAACTGTAAACATACTTGAAATTAAGGATGCTGA
The nucleotide sequence above comes from Limnobacter thiooxidans. Encoded proteins:
- a CDS encoding VIT and vWA domain-containing protein; this translates as MFSTIASVLQQSSDNLFLTGATFKGRVVENIVLWNITQQFQNKEKQPVELLYHFPLGATALLVSATARIGSRQFTCEVSAKQQARMDYTDAVANGDSAILIEQDDELRYFMRIGNIMPGEKLDIDLQTAEFLQLAHGSARIAVPTCLPNSYSLSGDHEQHPVAVSESHKYTLKAELKLTGSTREGRISSPSHKLRIGQTPECMLIEVAGDTFLDRDFVLNVDELKCAGPTGFWFHNPQVGPDLPGAYVGMLNCMFPQESLSPQGVQLKLLLDCSGSMEGGRMSSAKSALKCLIPQLRMNDRISFSRFGNHCENLLDSTALVTSQVRQGLGRWIDETEANLGGTEMADALSAVAKISNVRKADVLLITDGEVNGLVEMVEAAMETTHRIFVLAIGANPQESLLSTLARATGGAVEFVQQDCDIEAAMTRLFKTLRTATFTGIRLHCEGLIEQTQVAPEFGFDGCSFPVLFSSKAPAFGVAMHIEKRAGSGLAKSELASVPFRLLDEPELAESVSKLWAMQRFDSLMDQERLKPGEFEEAATELAVRFGLVTPLTSACLTLLRSADERNQDMPVRHVVPNMLATDRSAGGVTTFFCRSSSSTIEYTVQSLLMDFSSSELVDGVSGDAIRSPAKCIQALAELPEDLRPTTFEELLVLGFPEEVIEWCKKSLADLLLLKGEAAVVERVLEMLVKGVLGEWEWTLDGMGFISK
- a CDS encoding nucleotidyl transferase AbiEii/AbiGii toxin family protein, producing the protein MPESWFELSPTDQAEALEVASGQSGRPAHLLEKDIWVVWTLAAIYDSGLGNDLTFKGGTSLSKVYKVIDRFSEDIDLTYDIRELVPDLLRDGNPIPATASQEKRITSAVRNRLPEWIEKTVRPVLQNALGADGLQAELTVAGDNCDKLLLTYPATKTGTGYSAPVIQLEFGARATGEPHQRHPVVCDISPYIKELGFPSATPLVMAAERTFWEKATAAYVYCLQGRLRGERYSRHWYDLAALAKTTHLEAAVNDYDLAQQVAAHKSIFFSEKDANGAKIDYFKSTTGELQLIPEGLSLSALEKDYAAMLEDGLLAVDQQNFAEIMTSCEAIQHKVNRSMRKN
- a CDS encoding DUF6088 family protein, whose amino-acid sequence is MSHLAEIILSAAQSLPEGGLLSAKEFLHVGSRAAVDQTFTRLTREGKLMRVGRGVYAAPVASRFGPRPPSTESVVQAITAVNGEVIVPNGATEANVLGLTTQVPTREVFLTSGRSRKLQLGNRMVELKHGNRWQLVLGRRPAGMAIRALSWLGPEQATTALKVLQTKLPEAEWIAMRTARAVLPSWMARAVSEASENA